In one window of Echeneis naucrates chromosome 17, fEcheNa1.1, whole genome shotgun sequence DNA:
- the LOC115057943 gene encoding zinc finger protein ZFMSA12A-like isoform X2: protein MEDLFQMSSLRLLAPPLRVMLAVMWKVVHQRSIKHYGKVEEFVTLVTEAIPDILTNRQMRLLTLGLRAKMTLQMLCSGESEDLRCVRTRIDSLLPPISKQSQIENEALEANFVRLVHELLENPKERENFLKNVFPVEYGPHFDTALETLICEFLTRLEELVLIPNFKETAIWISETSSVLEEYMQHANKPDDLKVLLRGKMHLGKTTNMDSRVPSPSEEQLFSSLSFQTSLRVTKDVESNVQPTENQRESQAISKEVGDLGIQDTGWPDENETQAHQNSGNADQTARRSCKDTIPDIHIVEECDGRAASTSADSSVLSNSMIGPLRERVAHKCSQCGKCFIYRYELLEHQRLHTGENPYKCSQCGKAFRRTSDLSTHRRTQCTKAAYICIKCGNSFQSIQDKFRHSCVHSVQKFDCPQCGKSFKKMYLLGKHELPHTQSRIFTCRQCKEVYPSMGELRSHQKIHSPELSNQCTQCGKFFSSAACLTAHELRHRQQRTQICGRCGKAFKNKHDLNLHMRSHTGERPFQCMYCGKRFSVSGNLNIHIRTHTGEKPYLCSDCGKAFVSAGELQIHRRTHTGEKPYKCTVCGRGFTMASKVTLHMRVHTRERPYICTECGKGFSRRSELKKHTMNHTGIRPFACQLCAKTYTCLNHLKRHLKTHNVVQPQSDSL from the exons ATGG AGGACCTCTTCCAAATGTCCTCACTGAGGCTCCTGGCTCCACCTCTGCGAGTAATGTTGGCTGTGATGTGGAAGGTGGTTCATCAGAGGAGCATAAAGCATTATGGGAAAGTGGAGGAGTTTGTAACTTTGGTAACTGAAGCCATTCCTGACATCttaacaaacagacagatgaggCTGCTCACTCTGGGCTTAAGAGCAAAG ATGACTTTACAGATGTTATGCTCTGGAGAGTCAGAGGATCTGAGATGTGTGAGAACACGCATAGACAGCCTCCTGCCACCCATCTCAAAACAG tcgCAGATAGAAAATGAAGCTCTTGAAGCCAATTTTGTCAGGCTTGTCCACGAACTTCTAGAAAACcctaaagagagagagaacttcCTCAAA AATGTCTTTCCTGTGGAGTACGGCCCCCACTTTGATACAGCACTGGAGACTCTGATTTGTGAGTTCCTCACCCGATTGGAAGAATTGGTGCTTATACCAAACTTTAAAGAG ACTGCAATTTGGATCAGTGAGACATCCTCTGTGCTAGAAGAGTACATGCAGCATGCAAACAAACCAGATGACCTCAAAGTGTTGCTCAGAGGCAAGATGCATCTTGGGAAAACTACCAATATGGATTCTAGGG TGCCATCTCCTTCAGAAGAGCagcttttttcatctttatctttCCAAACTTCACTGAGAGTAACCAAAGATGTGGAATCCAACGTGCAACCCACTGAAAACCAAAGAGAATCTCAGGCAATTTCTAAGGAGGTGGGAGACCTGGGGATACAGGATACTGGATGGCCAGATGAGAATGAGACACAAGCACATCAAAACAGCGGCAATGCAGATCAAACAGCAAGAAGGAGTTGCAAAGACACTATTCCTGATATTCACATTGTAGAGGAGTGTGATGGCAGAGCTGCCTCTACATCTGCTGACAGTTCTGTTTTGTCCAACTCCATGATAGGCCCCCTTCGGGAGAGAGTTGCTCACAAATGCAGTCAGTGTGGAAAGTGCTTCATTTACCGCTATGAGCTTCTGGAGCATCAGAGACTGCACACTGGGGAAAATCCTTACAAGTGCTCTCAGTGCGGAAAAGCCTTCAGGAGGACATCTGACCTGTCCACTCACAGAAGGACACAGTGCACTAAAGCAGCTTACATTTGCATCAAATGTGGAAATAGTTTCCAGTCTATACAAGACAAATTTAGACACTCTTGTGTTCATAGCGTCCAAAAGTTTGATTGTCCTCAGTGTGGAAAAAGCttcaagaaaatgtatttacttgGAAAACATGAGCTACCTCACACCCAGAGCCGTATTTTTACCTGCAGGCAATGCAAGGAGGTGTACCCAAGTATGGGAGAGCTGAGATCTCATCAGAAGATTCATTCTCCCGAACTTTCCAATCAGTGCACGCAGTGTGGGAAATTTTTCAGCTCCGCTGCATGTTTGACGGCCCACGAGCTGCGCCACAGACAGCAGAGGACACAGATCTGTGGGCGTTGTGGCAaagcctttaaaaacaaacatgacctGAATCTGCACATGCGTAGCCACACAGGTGAGAGGCCTTTTCAGTGCATGTACTGTGGGAAGCGTTTCTCTGTGTCGGGAAACCTGAACATACATATTAGAACTCACACTGGAGAGAAACCATACCTGTGCTCTGACTGCGGCAAGGCTTTCGTTTCAGCTGGCGAGCTGCAGATACACAGACGCacccacacaggggagaagCCCTACAAATGCACTGTATGTGGAAGAGGATTCACCATGGCCAGTAAAGTGACACTTCATATGCGTGTTCATACCAGGGAACGTCCTTATATCTGCACTGAATGTGGGAAAGGTTTTTCACGGAGGAGCGAACTGAAAAAACATACCATGAACCATACAGGGATTCGACCCTTTGCATGTCAGCTGTGTGCAAAGACTTACACATGCCTCAATCACCTGAAGAGGCACTTAAAAACTCACAATGTCGTGCAACCCCAGTCTGATTCCCTATAA
- the LOC115057943 gene encoding zinc finger protein ZFMSA12A-like isoform X1 yields the protein MEDLFQMSSLRLLAPPLRVMLAVMWKVVHQRSIKHYGKVEEFVTLVTEAIPDILTNRQMRLLTLGLRAKMTLQMLCSGESEDLRCVRTRIDSLLPPISKQSQIENEALEANFVRLVHELLENPKERENFLKNVFPVEYGPHFDTALETLICEFLTRLEELVLIPNFKETAIWISETSSVLEEYMQHANKPDDLKVLLRGKMHLGKTTNMDSRVLFPKVPSPSEEQLFSSLSFQTSLRVTKDVESNVQPTENQRESQAISKEVGDLGIQDTGWPDENETQAHQNSGNADQTARRSCKDTIPDIHIVEECDGRAASTSADSSVLSNSMIGPLRERVAHKCSQCGKCFIYRYELLEHQRLHTGENPYKCSQCGKAFRRTSDLSTHRRTQCTKAAYICIKCGNSFQSIQDKFRHSCVHSVQKFDCPQCGKSFKKMYLLGKHELPHTQSRIFTCRQCKEVYPSMGELRSHQKIHSPELSNQCTQCGKFFSSAACLTAHELRHRQQRTQICGRCGKAFKNKHDLNLHMRSHTGERPFQCMYCGKRFSVSGNLNIHIRTHTGEKPYLCSDCGKAFVSAGELQIHRRTHTGEKPYKCTVCGRGFTMASKVTLHMRVHTRERPYICTECGKGFSRRSELKKHTMNHTGIRPFACQLCAKTYTCLNHLKRHLKTHNVVQPQSDSL from the exons ATGG AGGACCTCTTCCAAATGTCCTCACTGAGGCTCCTGGCTCCACCTCTGCGAGTAATGTTGGCTGTGATGTGGAAGGTGGTTCATCAGAGGAGCATAAAGCATTATGGGAAAGTGGAGGAGTTTGTAACTTTGGTAACTGAAGCCATTCCTGACATCttaacaaacagacagatgaggCTGCTCACTCTGGGCTTAAGAGCAAAG ATGACTTTACAGATGTTATGCTCTGGAGAGTCAGAGGATCTGAGATGTGTGAGAACACGCATAGACAGCCTCCTGCCACCCATCTCAAAACAG tcgCAGATAGAAAATGAAGCTCTTGAAGCCAATTTTGTCAGGCTTGTCCACGAACTTCTAGAAAACcctaaagagagagagaacttcCTCAAA AATGTCTTTCCTGTGGAGTACGGCCCCCACTTTGATACAGCACTGGAGACTCTGATTTGTGAGTTCCTCACCCGATTGGAAGAATTGGTGCTTATACCAAACTTTAAAGAG ACTGCAATTTGGATCAGTGAGACATCCTCTGTGCTAGAAGAGTACATGCAGCATGCAAACAAACCAGATGACCTCAAAGTGTTGCTCAGAGGCAAGATGCATCTTGGGAAAACTACCAATATGGATTCTAGGG tTCTTTTTCCAAAAGTGCCATCTCCTTCAGAAGAGCagcttttttcatctttatctttCCAAACTTCACTGAGAGTAACCAAAGATGTGGAATCCAACGTGCAACCCACTGAAAACCAAAGAGAATCTCAGGCAATTTCTAAGGAGGTGGGAGACCTGGGGATACAGGATACTGGATGGCCAGATGAGAATGAGACACAAGCACATCAAAACAGCGGCAATGCAGATCAAACAGCAAGAAGGAGTTGCAAAGACACTATTCCTGATATTCACATTGTAGAGGAGTGTGATGGCAGAGCTGCCTCTACATCTGCTGACAGTTCTGTTTTGTCCAACTCCATGATAGGCCCCCTTCGGGAGAGAGTTGCTCACAAATGCAGTCAGTGTGGAAAGTGCTTCATTTACCGCTATGAGCTTCTGGAGCATCAGAGACTGCACACTGGGGAAAATCCTTACAAGTGCTCTCAGTGCGGAAAAGCCTTCAGGAGGACATCTGACCTGTCCACTCACAGAAGGACACAGTGCACTAAAGCAGCTTACATTTGCATCAAATGTGGAAATAGTTTCCAGTCTATACAAGACAAATTTAGACACTCTTGTGTTCATAGCGTCCAAAAGTTTGATTGTCCTCAGTGTGGAAAAAGCttcaagaaaatgtatttacttgGAAAACATGAGCTACCTCACACCCAGAGCCGTATTTTTACCTGCAGGCAATGCAAGGAGGTGTACCCAAGTATGGGAGAGCTGAGATCTCATCAGAAGATTCATTCTCCCGAACTTTCCAATCAGTGCACGCAGTGTGGGAAATTTTTCAGCTCCGCTGCATGTTTGACGGCCCACGAGCTGCGCCACAGACAGCAGAGGACACAGATCTGTGGGCGTTGTGGCAaagcctttaaaaacaaacatgacctGAATCTGCACATGCGTAGCCACACAGGTGAGAGGCCTTTTCAGTGCATGTACTGTGGGAAGCGTTTCTCTGTGTCGGGAAACCTGAACATACATATTAGAACTCACACTGGAGAGAAACCATACCTGTGCTCTGACTGCGGCAAGGCTTTCGTTTCAGCTGGCGAGCTGCAGATACACAGACGCacccacacaggggagaagCCCTACAAATGCACTGTATGTGGAAGAGGATTCACCATGGCCAGTAAAGTGACACTTCATATGCGTGTTCATACCAGGGAACGTCCTTATATCTGCACTGAATGTGGGAAAGGTTTTTCACGGAGGAGCGAACTGAAAAAACATACCATGAACCATACAGGGATTCGACCCTTTGCATGTCAGCTGTGTGCAAAGACTTACACATGCCTCAATCACCTGAAGAGGCACTTAAAAACTCACAATGTCGTGCAACCCCAGTCTGATTCCCTATAA
- the LOC115057792 gene encoding zinc finger protein 665-like, whose translation MNEMEFSVPLSSLALLVPPLRLMSAVMWEVVRQRNIKHYGKLEEFVSMVTEAVPELMSKREGRLLSLGLRARTTLELLRSEHPEDLKAVESHLNRIRTSCIEETNDPVIEAPEANFMKLVQGLIEDTDGREHFLKNVFPVEYGPDFDTALETLVCEFFTRLEELLPIPDFKQTASWISAAPSVLEEYMQCVSNGDDLKFLLQSKQCHGKLAKSGVAPFQSDDLLIPSLSLPPSLEVAIASHPSACDDENNEVPQIVMFDEELSTNPSTSTDFPESPKRTDISSSPRRRQQSGMHKCPECDKCFKHHSVLIEHQRVHTGLQPYNCSECGRAFRTATLLAGHRLRKCKNAAYLCIKCGNNFPTSLDKFRHHCPKRGHNYDCGHCGKSFQKSSSLKEHLLTHVQSRLFKCSHCGEGFSGIGDLKYHQQVDHDKPYQCKQCGKSFISSKCLTKHQQRHQEVGEIETAKLMSGGKHRKSGSAHRTSSASLSSRKTSAKAIYPRGRVTHNCPLCGRSFKYRFEFLEHQRFHTAVKPYKCSQCGKAFRTEAHLSGHRKRKCKNAAHICTKCGCQFRSLHERVRHQCVQLLTKYECSHCGKTFKMAHLLRNHQMSEHQLPYSPNHRFRCRYCDETFPGISELKYHQRVDHEKPYQCQECGKCFLSEKCLANHELRHNDDRPESCLVCGRGFRNRYDLKQHMRTHTGERPYQCTHCSQCFSTAGGLRSHTRVHTGEKPHVCPDCGKAFSQMGAMRTHRLTHTGERPFKCTVCGKGFTMAHKVTVHMRVHTGERPYVCSQCGKAFSDGSVLKQHMLNHSGVRPYHCQICPKTYTCLNHLRRHLKSHSNLN comes from the exons ATGAACGAAATGG AATTCAGCGTCCCCCTGTCCTCCCTGGCTCTGCTGGTCCCTCCACTCCGGCTGATGTCCGCGGTCATGTGGGAAGTGGTCCGCCAGCGGAACATAAAGCACTATGGGAAACTGGAGGAGTTTGTGTCCATGGTAACAGAGGCAGTCCCTGAGCTGATGAGTAAAAGAGAGGGGAGGCTGCTCTCCCTGGGTCTGAGAGCAAGG ACAACTCTTGAACTGTTGCGCTCTGAGCATCCTGAGGATCTCAAGGCTGTTGAGAGCCACCTAAACCGAATCCGAACTTCGTGCATTGAGGAG acaAATGATCCTGTGATTGAAGCACCAGAGGCAAATTTTATGAAGCTGGTACAAGGCCTCATCGAGGATACTGATGGCAGAGAACATTTTCTCAAG AATGTGTTTCCTGTGGAGTATGGGCCTGACTTTGACACAGCACTAGAGACTTTAGTTTGTGAATTTTTCACAAGACTTGAGGAGCTCCTGCCAATCCCAGATTTCAAACAG ACAGCTTCTTGGATCAGTGCAGCCCCCTCAGTCCTAGAGGAGTACATGCAGTGTGTCTCAAACGGAGACGACCTTAAATTTCTTCTTCAAAGCAAACAGTGTCATGGAAAACTGGCAAAGAGTGGTGTTG CCCCATTTCAGTCAGACGATCTCCTCATTCCCTCTTTATCTCTCCCTCCATCGCTGGAAGTGGCCATCGCCTCACACCCGAGTGcttgtgatgatgaaaataatgaggTTCCTCAGATTGTCATGTTTGATGAAGAACTGTCAACAAATCCTTCCACCTCAACTGACTTTCCTGAATCACCAAAAAGGACTGACATCTCATCGTCTCCACGCAGGAGACAGCAGTCAGGAATGCACAAATGCCCCGAGTGTGACAAGTGTTTCAAGCATCACTCTGTCCTCATTGAACACCAGAGAGTTCACACAGGGCTGCAGCCGTATAACTGCTCTGAGTGTGGGAGGGCTTTCAGAACAGCCACTCTGCTGGCCGGTCACAGGCTGCGTAAATGCAAAAATGCTGCATATCTCTGTATTAAATGTGGGAACAATTTTCCAACCTCCCTGGACAAATTCAGACACCACTGCCCAAAACGTGGCCATAATTACGACTGTGGACACTGCGGAAAGAGTTTTCAAAAGTCAAGCAGCTTAAAAGAACATTTACTAACTCATGTTCAAAGCCGCCTTTTCAAATGCAGCCATTGCGGGGAAGGTTTTTCAGGAATTGGCGACCTGAAGTATCACCAGCAGGTGGATCATGATAAGCCATACCAATGTAAACAATGTGGAAAGAGCTTTATTTCCTCCAAATGTCTGACCAAACATCAACAACGGCATCAAGAGGTTGGTGAAATAGAGACGGCCAAGTTAATGAGTggaggaaaacacaggaaaagtgGCTCAGCTCATCGTACATCCTCAGCATCTCTGTCGTCCAGGAAGACTTCTGCCAAAGCTATCTACCCTCGGGGACGGGTCACCCATAACTGTCCGCTGTGTGGAAGGAGCTTTAAATATCGCTTTGAGTTTCTCGAACATCAGAGGTTCCACACAGCAGTGAAGCCTTACAAATGCTCTCAATGTGGCAAAGCCTTCCGCACAGAGGCTCACCTGTCTGGtcacagaaagagaaagtgtaAAAATGCCGCCCATATTTGCACAAAGTGCGGCTGTCAGTTCCGGTCTTTACATGAACGGGTCAGACACCAGTGTGTGCAGCTGCtaacaaaatatgaatgttCTCATTGCGGAAAGACCTTCAAGATGGCTCACCTGCTGAGAAACCATCAGATGAGTGAACATCAGCTTCCCTACAGCCCCAACCATCGCTTCAGGTGCAGATACTGCGATGAGACTTTCCCTGGGATCAGCGAGCTGAAGTACCATCAGAGAGTTGACCACGAGAAACCATATCAGTGTCAGGAATGTGGCAAGTGTTTCTTGTCTGAAAAATGCCTAGCCAATCACGAGCTGCGCCATAACGACGACAGACCAGAGAGCTGCCTGGTTTGTGGCCGCGGCTTCAGAAACCGCTACGATTTGAAGCAGCACATGCGCACTCACACGGGAGAGCGTCCGTACCAGTGCACTCACTGTTCACAGTGTTTCTCCACAGCAGGAGGACTGAGGAGTCACACCAGGGTTCACACAGGTGAGAAACCACACGTGTGCCCAGATTGTGGGAAGGCTTTCTCCCAGATGGGCGCAATGCGAACCCACAGGCTCACCCACACAGGAGAAAGGCCGTTCAAGTGCACAGTTTGTGGCAAAGGCTTCACAATGGCGCACAAGGTAACAGTTCACATGCGTGTTCATACTGGGGAGAGGCCGTATGTGTGTTCTCAGTGTGGGAAAGCCTTCTCAGATGGAAGTGTGCTAAAGCAGCATATGTTGAACCACTCAGGAGTGCGACCCTACCACTGCCAGATCTGTCCCAAGACCTATACCTGCCTGAACCACCTGAGGAGACACCTGAAAAGCCACTCAAACTTAAACTGA